One segment of Salvia splendens isolate huo1 chromosome 20, SspV2, whole genome shotgun sequence DNA contains the following:
- the LOC121781396 gene encoding probable LRR receptor-like serine/threonine-protein kinase At3g47570 has translation MVSPAAKGIQTESSLFLCRLKALLDRSLLLRIINLQNNTFTGPIPQGMGRLRRLEAIVFNNNSLGGGIPTNLSQCINLNNLNLIDNELTGSIVPEIASLLNLQFLGLSDNMLAGTIPPFLGNLTYLLQLSLRNCSLQGEIPESLAQLRRLRLLNVNENDLIGSIPLVLFNLSSVEIFRFGFNKLHGNIPADVGSTLPKLRHLDLAINHFTGVLPAFLSNSSLIENLYISSNNFRGTMIDLTKLSYLQMLLVANNRLNGDIGSILSSLTNCTNLEVLSLGDNPFTGSLPDSMGNLSNHVWFLRINQNQLSGSIPSSIENLVGLTTLYATINNLKGPIPSSIGKLHNLQRISLSKNRLNEMPFSLGNLTLLNNLYLRLNNLSVSIPQNLGNCTNLLVLDLSENNLSRSMHPEIIKLSSISIGLDQSDNVLTGLISPEY, from the coding sequence ATGGTGTCTCCTGCAGCAAAAGGCATTCAAACAGAGTCGTCTCTCTTTCTCTGTCGTCTCAAGGCCTTGTTGGACCGCTCTCTCCTCCTCAGAATCATCAACTTGCAAAACAACACCTTCACCGGCCCAATCCCCCAGGGGATGGGTCGCCTCAGAAGGCTTGAAGCGATCGTATTTAATAACAATTCTTTGGGTGGTGGGATTCCAACAAACCTATCCCAATGCATAAACCTTAATAACCTGAATTTGATCGACAATGAGCTCACTGGATCCATAGTCCCCGAGATAGCTTCGCTTCTCAACCTCCAATTTTTAGGCTTGTCGGACAACATGCTTGCGGGGACTATCCCACCATTCTTAGGAAATCTCACATATCTATTACAACTTTCGTTGCGAAATTGCAGCTTGCAAGGAGAGATTCCTGAGTCGCTCGCTCAGCTTAGAAGATTGCGGCTGCTAAATGTGAATGAAAACGATCTAATTGGTTCTATTCCATTAGTCCTCTTTAATCTTTCAAGTGTCGAGATTTTCAGATTTGGTTTCAATAAACTCCATGGGAACATACCTGCCGACGTAGGCTCTACACTTCCTAAGTTGAGGCACCTTGATTTGGCCATCAATCATTTCACTGGTGTGCTTCCAGCTTTCTTATCGAACTCTTCCCTAATTGAAAATCTATATATTAGTAGCAACAATTTCAGGGGAACTATGATCGATTTAACGAAGCTTTCATATCTTCAAATGCTTTTGGTTGCCAATAACCGTTTGAATGGAGATATAGGTAGTATTTTATCATCCCTCACAAACTGCACCAACCTTGAAGTATTGTCATTGGGTGATAACCCTTTCACTGGTTCGTTACCAGATTCTATGGGCAATCTTTCAAATCACGTGTGGTTCCTAAGAATTAACCAAAATCAGTTAAGTGGAAGCATTCCATCTAGTATTGAAAACCTTGTTGGTCTCACTACTTTATATGCTACTATCAACAATCTGAAAGGTCCAATTCCTTCCTCCATTGGAAAACTTCATAACTTGCAACGTATCAGTCTCTCTAAAAATAGATTAAATGAGATGCCATTTTCATTGGGCAACTTGACTTTGTTGAACAATCTCTACTTGAGACTAAACAATCTTTCTGTGAGTATACCTCAAAATCTTGGCAACTGTACCAACTTGTTAGTGTTAGATCTTTCAGAGAACAATCTCAGTCGCTCAATGCATCCCGAAATCATTAAGCTTTCCTCCATCTCCATTGGACTTGACCAATCTGACAACGTTTTGAcggggctgatctcaccagaatactag
- the LOC121781397 gene encoding probable LRR receptor-like serine/threonine-protein kinase At3g47570 has protein sequence MPSTCNVLMCDHYLQATTLQNIGTPIFQPPEFLRLSYEDILNATNGFSHTNLVGAGRFGSVYKGTMNDDDEQTDVAVKVLNLNVRGACQSLSLSECNALRGIRHRNLLKIVSVCDSTDFQGNDFKALVYEFMAHGSLENWLHCIPVNEGFRALSAIQRLNIAIDIACAGEYLHCGTDSIVIHGDLKPSNILLDLDLVAHAGDFGLAKIISSISHNMSSTEGSRSSAIKGTIGYIAPEYGMNDVLSTQGDVYSYGILLLELFTNRRPTCDAFEGYQNLQEFVTNALPNRVFQVVDPFLHQQVNEDDKY, from the exons ATGCCTAGCACATGCAATGTGCTTATGTGTGATCATTATCTACAAGCGACAACATTGCAAAATATTGGAACCCCAATATTCCAACCCCCAGAGTTTTTGAGGCTATCTTACGAAGATATCTTGAATGCCACAAATGGATTCTCACATACGAATCTAGTTGGTGCAGGTAGATTTGGATCTGTGTATAAAGGAACTatgaatgatgatgatgagcagACAGATGTGGCAGTCAAGGTTCTTAATCTAAACGTAAGAGGAGCTTGTCAGAGTTTGTCATTATCAGAATGCAATGCATTGAGAGGCATACGTCACAGAAACTTGCTCAAGATTGTGAGTGTATGTGACAGCACTGATTTTCAAGGGAATGATTTTAAGGCATTGGTGTATGAATTTATGGCCCACGGAAGCCTTGAGAATTGGCTGCATTGCATTCCTGTGAATGAAGGGTTTAGAGCTCTAAGTGCAATTCAGAGACTGAATATTGCAATTGATATTGCATGTGCAGGTGAGTACTTGCATTGTGGTACTGACTCAATTGTCATTCATGGAGATTTGAAGCCGAGTAACATTCTCTTGGATCTAGACTTGGTCGCCCACGCTGGCGATTTCGGATTAGCCAAAATCATCTCAAGCATTTCACATAACATGTCATCCACAGAAGGAAGCCGTTCATCTGCAATAAAGGGTACCATAGGCTACATCGCTCCAG AATATGGCATGAATGATGTTTTGTCAACTCAAGGGGACGTATACAGCTACGGAATTCTTCTGCTTGAGTTGTTCACAAACAGAAGACCCACCTGTGATGCCTTTGAGGGGTACCAAAATCTCCAGGAGTTCGTCACCAATGCTTTACCAAACCGTGTATTTCAAGTGGTGGATCCGTTTCTACATCAACAAGTGAATGAAGATGACAAGTATTAG
- the LOC121781010 gene encoding calcium-dependent protein kinase 11-like — MKKRSTGSSASKVTATILPYQTPRLRDHYSLGRKLGQGQFGTTYHCIEKATGLEFACKSIPKRKLVCKEDCDDVWREIQIMHHLSECPSVVRIKGTYEDNMFVHLVMELCKGGELFDRIVQKGHYSEKKAALLMKTIVGVVESCHSLGVMHRDLKPENFLFDTPDEDAKLKATDFGLSVFYKPEQSLSDVVGSPYYVAPEVLHKYYGPEIDVWSAGVILYILLCGVPPFWAETDNGIFRTILKGKIDFVSEPWPHISDSAKDLVKRMLERDPKQRISAHEVLCHPWIVDDTVAPDQPLGSAVLSRLKQFSAMNKLKKMALRVIAERLSEEEIGGLRQLFSMLDVDNSGTITYEELKQGLKKVGSDLMESEILSLMNAADIDNNGTIDYGEFLAATLHMNKMEREENLLAAFSFFDKDGSGYITTDELQQACKDFGLIDDQIDEIIKEIDIDNDGRIDYGEFATMMRKGNPGVSSRTMRGNLKFNLADALQVKQEHNEEDE, encoded by the exons atgAAGAAACGATCAACGGGATCATCAGCCTCAAAGGTCACCGCCACGATCCTCCCCTACCAAACCCCGCGCCTCCGAGACCACTACAGCCTCGGCCGCAAGCTCGGCCAGGGCCAGTTCGGCACGACCTACCACTGCATCGAGAAGGCCACGGGCCTCGAGTTCGCGTGCAAATCCATCCCCAAGCGGAAGCTCGTATGCAAGGAGGACTGCGACGACGTGTGGCGCGAGATCCAGATCATGCACCACCTGTCGGAGTGCCCGAGCGTGGTGCGGATCAAGGGCACCTACGAGGACAACATGTTCGTCCACTTGGTGATGGAGCTCTGCAAGGGCGGCGAGCTCTTCGACCGCATCGTGCAGAAGGGCCACTACAGCGAGAAGAAGGCAGCGCTGCTCATGAAGACCATTGTCGGGGTGGTGGAGTCGTGCCACTCGCTCGGGGTGATGCATCGTGATCTCAAGCCCGAGAATTTCCTCTTTGATACGCCCGATGAGGACGCGAAGCTGAAAGCGACGGATTTCGGGTTGTCCGTTTTTTATAAGCCAG AGCAATCTCTCTCCGATGTTGTCGGAAGTCCTTACTACGTTGCGCCCGAAGTACTGCACAAATACTATGGGCCTGAAATCGACGTATGGAGTGCTGGTGTGATTCTTTACATATTGCTATGTGGCGTTCCTCCATTTTGGGCAG AAACCGATAATGGGATCTTCAGAACAATCTTGAAGGGAAAGATTGATTTCGTGTCGGAACCATGGCCCCACATTTCAGACAGCGCGAAAGATCTGGTGAAAAGGATGCTCGAAAGAGATCCCAAGCAAAGAATATCTGCTCACGAAGTCCTAT GCCATCCATGGATCGTGGACGACACGGTCGCGCCCGACCAGCCTCTCGGATCTGCTGTGTTGTCGCGGTTGAAGCAGTTCTCGGCCATGAACAAGCTCAAGAAGATGGCTCTTCGT GTTATAGCGGAACGGCTCTCGGAGGAAGAAATCGGGGGTTTGAGACAGTTATTCAGCATGCTCGACGTAGACAACAGTGGAACAATAACGTATGAGGAACTCAAACAAGGTTTGAAAAAAGTCGGGTCTGATCTAATGGAATCGGAGATCCTTTCACTAATGAACGCG GCTGATATAGACAACAATGGGACTATAGACTATGGTGAGTTCCTAGCAGCAACATTGCACATGAACAAAATGGAAAGAGAGGAAAATCTTCTCGCTGCTTTCTCTTTCTTCGACAAAGATGGGAGTGGCTACATCACCACTGACGAGCTCCAACAAGCTTGCAAAGATTTTGGCCTGATCGACGATCAGATAGACGAGATCATTAAAGAAATCGACATAGACAAC GATGGACGCATTGACTATGGCGAATTCGCGACGATGATGAGGAAAGGTAATCCCGGGGTTAGTTCAAGAACCATGAGAGGGaatcttaaatttaatttggccGATGCACTCCAGGTTAAACAAGAACACAATGAGGAAGATGAgtaa